In one Candidatus Nitronereus thalassa genomic region, the following are encoded:
- a CDS encoding HDOD domain-containing protein produces the protein MASITTYGLPPRIEEILATNGEDLPILRQSCKSILECTDRENSNASDVSQVVMRDQALMTKVIKLANSVVYATMTSVTTAFQAVRIVGFDVIRAIAIGAELVEQADERGGNSRELKRLLAQALVSATAAMELEEASRHKNSNLFTSTMLYTLGDLVLAHYVPDVYHRLEVARQTDPTNVSALEKEVLGIPLKGLATIISKEWGLPANIIQVIQATPPPMGKMWGNPQEKLVGIVYSANELGRCWLSPPSPFNQSTMRKLIEKIPQSLALPPQAMKTIILNTFTKAAQFAEAVNIERKFFLPHSQWGKLPPPNPYVGLMTDIAKVTKVLKQRVEKHGLPPLSHEIEASSAASVAPLPRQDLFVWLQEFSLQALGTQDANRILHLGAEGLHKAGQFERVALVLLSPETGMLEPRTGLGAGVKELLPLFRCPLHSQHLLATAFKGYEPRKIDDLKAEVQMGRLSETFLNQWGETTCLIGPLIAKAKPVGVIVADRGITKTPITENDYSTFMMVLAQINMNLTRLATGSHSN, from the coding sequence ATGGCCTCAATCACCACATACGGACTTCCTCCCCGGATTGAAGAAATCCTCGCGACAAATGGAGAAGATCTTCCCATTCTTCGTCAATCCTGCAAAAGTATCCTGGAATGTACGGACCGCGAAAATTCAAATGCCAGTGATGTCAGCCAAGTGGTCATGCGCGACCAAGCTCTCATGACCAAAGTCATCAAATTAGCCAACAGTGTGGTGTATGCCACCATGACGTCAGTGACCACGGCATTCCAAGCCGTAAGAATCGTGGGATTCGATGTGATTCGAGCCATTGCGATTGGGGCAGAATTAGTAGAACAAGCAGATGAACGAGGAGGAAATTCCAGGGAATTAAAACGGCTTTTGGCACAAGCCTTGGTGTCGGCGACCGCCGCCATGGAATTGGAAGAGGCCAGTCGACATAAAAACAGCAATCTGTTTACCAGTACTATGCTCTATACATTGGGTGATCTCGTGCTTGCACATTATGTCCCGGATGTGTACCACCGGTTGGAAGTCGCCCGGCAAACAGACCCCACGAATGTTTCGGCCCTGGAAAAAGAAGTATTGGGCATACCGTTAAAAGGGCTTGCCACCATTATTTCTAAGGAATGGGGATTACCAGCCAATATCATTCAGGTAATTCAAGCCACACCTCCACCCATGGGGAAAATGTGGGGAAACCCACAGGAAAAACTTGTTGGGATTGTCTATTCGGCCAATGAATTAGGACGATGTTGGTTATCCCCACCCTCGCCATTCAATCAATCAACCATGAGAAAATTAATCGAAAAAATTCCTCAGTCCCTGGCTCTTCCTCCCCAGGCCATGAAGACCATTATACTAAACACTTTTACCAAAGCTGCCCAATTTGCTGAAGCCGTGAATATCGAGCGAAAATTTTTTCTGCCGCATAGCCAATGGGGAAAGTTGCCACCCCCAAATCCTTATGTTGGCTTGATGACAGACATTGCCAAAGTGACAAAGGTCCTCAAACAGCGTGTAGAAAAACATGGGTTGCCGCCCCTCAGTCATGAAATCGAGGCCAGTTCCGCAGCGTCAGTCGCACCATTACCCAGACAAGATCTTTTTGTCTGGTTGCAAGAGTTTAGTTTACAAGCCCTTGGGACACAAGACGCCAATCGAATTCTCCATCTCGGAGCGGAAGGATTGCACAAAGCCGGTCAATTTGAACGTGTGGCTCTCGTTCTTCTTTCACCAGAAACCGGAATGCTTGAACCTCGTACTGGCCTTGGTGCTGGCGTCAAAGAGCTGTTACCGCTTTTTCGATGCCCTCTGCACAGCCAACACCTGCTCGCAACAGCATTTAAGGGGTATGAGCCAAGGAAAATCGATGACCTCAAGGCCGAGGTTCAAATGGGAAGACTTTCCGAAACTTTTCTCAATCAATGGGGAGAGACAACTTGCTTAATTGGTCCGCTCATTGCCAAAGCAAAACCTGTTGGGGTCATCGTGGCAGATCGAGGCATCACGAAAACCCCCATTACCGAAAATGATTACTCCACCTTTATGATGGTTCTTGCACAAATCAATATGAACTTAACTCGACTTGCGACAGGCTCCCACTCCAACTAA
- a CDS encoding DsrE family protein, with the protein MAPLEGKKLGLLLSTPPSHPNAETVSQLSKTAQQAKVQVYLYLIDEGVKNLENPIIRELTHSGVKLSVCAYGCQQHKVSTEGYGQDVTFCGLVVLSQIVSGCDQFIAFN; encoded by the coding sequence ATGGCACCCCTTGAAGGAAAAAAACTCGGGCTCCTGCTCTCCACGCCTCCCAGCCATCCTAATGCTGAAACGGTGTCACAACTTAGCAAAACTGCTCAACAAGCCAAGGTACAAGTCTACTTGTATTTAATTGATGAGGGAGTGAAGAATCTTGAAAATCCAATTATTCGGGAGCTGACACATTCTGGGGTTAAATTGAGCGTCTGCGCATATGGATGCCAACAACACAAGGTTTCTACTGAAGGCTATGGCCAAGATGTGACATTTTGTGGCTTGGTGGTTCTCTCCCAAATTGTCTCTGGATGTGATCAGTTTATTGCCTTCAATTGA
- a CDS encoding S1C family serine protease, whose protein sequence is MRIRNQTHILLSCTLLLIGLLPIMAIGAEPSLLSIAAEKARHATVGILSPEEERATISGPAPFSVRGSGTHIGQGYILTARHAIEHQKGGKTLAAEAIQVITEHFHELTATFIGINEFLDVALYRVPEDTLPDIPGQVTFAESEAYSGDNVFTVGYPLGWGPALSFGRIGNPHTFLTTIQSRLLQVDLSACSGNSGGGLFNTKGEIVGVVHAIIQTEHTQGERRCSRFAFAVPGLIVQKIVQSLIEGHSLKFSTLGISLNVVKQDRHWAIAVKNATGPARRAGFKKGDILLAINHQPIHSAAQLKNYLIEHTQPEQNITITILREQETLNLNVILGES, encoded by the coding sequence ATGCGAATTAGAAACCAAACCCACATCCTTCTTTCTTGCACCCTGCTCTTAATCGGCCTTCTGCCAATAATGGCCATCGGAGCGGAGCCCTCATTATTATCAATTGCCGCAGAAAAGGCCAGACATGCCACCGTGGGCATTTTAAGCCCAGAGGAGGAACGCGCCACTATTTCCGGTCCCGCACCTTTTTCCGTTAGAGGATCCGGAACCCACATTGGCCAAGGCTATATCCTGACTGCACGCCATGCCATTGAACATCAGAAAGGTGGCAAAACTCTTGCCGCCGAAGCGATACAGGTCATTACAGAGCATTTTCACGAACTCACAGCTACATTTATTGGCATCAATGAATTTCTTGATGTCGCCCTCTATCGAGTCCCAGAAGACACTCTTCCCGACATTCCAGGACAAGTCACCTTTGCTGAAAGTGAAGCTTACTCAGGGGATAATGTTTTCACCGTGGGCTATCCATTGGGGTGGGGGCCAGCTTTAAGCTTTGGACGCATCGGCAATCCCCATACGTTTCTTACCACTATTCAATCCAGGCTCCTGCAAGTGGACTTGTCCGCATGTAGTGGAAACTCCGGTGGGGGACTCTTCAATACCAAAGGTGAAATAGTCGGAGTGGTCCATGCCATCATTCAAACCGAACATACGCAAGGAGAACGCCGTTGCAGTCGTTTTGCCTTTGCCGTTCCAGGCCTTATTGTGCAAAAAATTGTTCAATCTCTTATCGAGGGTCACTCACTGAAATTTTCTACACTTGGCATTTCCCTCAACGTTGTTAAACAAGACCGACACTGGGCCATTGCAGTGAAAAATGCCACGGGTCCAGCTCGACGAGCCGGTTTCAAAAAAGGGGATATTCTTCTGGCAATCAATCACCAACCCATTCACTCCGCCGCACAATTAAAAAATTATTTAATTGAACATACCCAACCAGAACAGAACATCACGATTACCATTCTCCGAGAACAGGAGACTCTCAATTTAAACGTCATATTAGGGGAATCATAA
- a CDS encoding type II toxin-antitoxin system VapC family toxin, producing MVVFDTAILLLLFSPDTSAPIDPATKNPIEDAKERVDYLVEKLEKQKTKIIVPTPVLSELLVHSDKAGPGYLSKLNSSAAFRIIPFDIKAAIEVAAMTKAALNSGDKKDGGAGTWAKIKYDRQIVAIAKVEGATTIYSDDENIDKFAKKKGINVIGLSALPLRPEEAQTDLFKDAQSEESSEEDTEEEIDEEILEEIIESVVKDQPPTEENKLDKPT from the coding sequence ATGGTTGTTTTTGATACAGCCATTCTTTTACTGCTCTTTTCCCCTGATACTTCTGCGCCTATAGATCCTGCGACTAAAAACCCAATCGAAGATGCAAAAGAACGCGTCGATTATCTTGTCGAAAAGCTGGAAAAGCAAAAAACTAAGATCATTGTTCCAACGCCTGTTTTAAGTGAATTATTAGTTCATAGTGACAAGGCTGGTCCAGGCTACCTTTCCAAATTAAACTCTAGTGCTGCTTTTCGCATAATTCCTTTTGATATTAAGGCTGCCATTGAAGTAGCAGCTATGACTAAGGCCGCATTGAATAGTGGAGATAAAAAAGATGGTGGAGCAGGAACATGGGCAAAAATCAAATATGATCGACAAATTGTAGCAATAGCAAAAGTGGAGGGTGCAACAACGATATATTCTGATGATGAAAATATTGATAAATTTGCCAAGAAAAAAGGAATTAACGTAATTGGTTTGTCGGCATTGCCATTACGTCCAGAAGAAGCTCAAACAGACCTTTTTAAAGACGCTCAAAGTGAAGAATCGTCTGAGGAGGATACGGAAGAAGAAATTGACGAAGAAATCCTAGAGGAAATAATAGAGAGCGTAGTAAAAGATCAACCCCCAACCGAAGAAAATAAACTAGATAAACCTACCTAA
- a CDS encoding copper resistance protein CopC, whose protein sequence is MMSPWVSGLASLLLASSFWTLSWGHGVLIESSPSHGAILKTSPTLISLRFNAALEPSITQVSLVDIENHIQALTITKDSTVERIVATVPPLLPGVYRVNFQVLATDGHVTEGSIRFTILAE, encoded by the coding sequence ATGATGTCCCCGTGGGTCTCTGGTTTGGCGAGTTTGCTTTTGGCCTCGAGCTTCTGGACGCTTTCATGGGGACATGGCGTCCTCATTGAATCGTCCCCATCCCATGGGGCGATTCTTAAGACCTCGCCAACCCTCATATCGTTGCGTTTCAATGCCGCGCTAGAGCCTTCCATTACTCAAGTGTCGTTGGTTGACATTGAAAATCACATACAAGCCTTAACGATTACCAAAGATTCGACGGTGGAGCGTATTGTCGCAACAGTTCCTCCCTTGTTGCCTGGAGTGTACCGTGTAAATTTTCAGGTACTCGCTACCGATGGTCATGTGACCGAAGGGTCCATTCGATTTACCATTCTCGCCGAATAA
- a CDS encoding copper resistance D family protein: MSDLLEFISALLDGVALIALALVLGGIACVLAVLRITHDNRAVLGAGAHRVLTVTFVGTLCLAGLRGLQLLLKPLALSHVMGSSAFTAFSQTQVFQYSVISVVLLLGLAGSLGFVNKHLLSWSGWLGVFVWVIALLVNEGWLSHAASRLEGGGPLMVATVIHVFGATVWAGGIAHLLLLRQGLGKSDPEVWAELVSRFSPVGMACVVLIMAPGVYLAWSYVGGWSELIGTGYGNMVAVKVGLFFCVIVLAALNFFAAREWKRSGQLAIMIQRVPAYIEVEIILAIGLLFTAASLTGFPPSVDVSEATATPAEMWTMYNPKVPRLAGPELIFIDAPELTDLRTGEMGKKEDMSWDRFNHNFSGVVVIAMAMVALFDRLGGFRWARVWPLMFIGFSVLIFVFANPDHWPIGPIGFIDSVQDTEVVQHWLAALVVFGLGWFEWRARNEVLKHQQVQFVFPILCIVGGIILLTHSHSVGELKEEFLLQSTHVSMGVLGVLLGCGRWLEIRLAAPYDRMAGVFSIAAMMLVGLILLFYVKPNLVEFS, translated from the coding sequence ATGTCAGATCTTCTAGAATTCATCAGCGCCTTGCTTGATGGCGTAGCCCTTATTGCCCTTGCCTTAGTATTGGGGGGAATTGCCTGTGTCCTAGCTGTCCTTCGAATCACCCATGACAATCGTGCCGTCCTTGGTGCAGGTGCTCACCGTGTGCTAACCGTTACCTTCGTTGGTACCTTGTGTCTCGCGGGACTTCGTGGGCTTCAGCTCCTGCTGAAACCCTTGGCCCTATCCCATGTCATGGGCAGTTCAGCGTTTACCGCATTTTCCCAGACCCAGGTTTTTCAGTATAGCGTGATTAGTGTGGTGCTCCTCCTTGGGTTAGCGGGATCTTTAGGTTTCGTTAATAAGCATTTGCTCTCTTGGAGTGGTTGGCTTGGAGTTTTTGTCTGGGTTATTGCATTACTGGTGAACGAAGGGTGGCTTAGCCATGCCGCGAGTCGGCTTGAGGGGGGGGGACCCTTAATGGTGGCGACGGTCATTCATGTCTTTGGCGCAACGGTCTGGGCAGGTGGCATTGCCCATTTATTGCTGTTAAGGCAAGGTCTTGGGAAGAGTGATCCTGAAGTTTGGGCGGAGTTGGTGTCGAGATTTTCTCCGGTAGGAATGGCTTGCGTTGTTCTTATTATGGCTCCTGGAGTGTATTTGGCATGGAGCTATGTGGGTGGGTGGAGTGAGTTGATCGGGACAGGATACGGCAATATGGTGGCGGTCAAAGTCGGGTTGTTCTTTTGCGTGATAGTGTTGGCGGCTTTGAATTTTTTTGCGGCTCGAGAATGGAAACGTTCAGGTCAATTAGCCATCATGATTCAACGTGTGCCAGCCTATATTGAGGTGGAGATTATTTTGGCCATAGGCTTACTCTTTACCGCTGCTTCATTGACCGGATTCCCTCCTTCTGTTGATGTTTCCGAAGCAACTGCGACACCAGCGGAAATGTGGACGATGTATAACCCCAAGGTTCCAAGGTTAGCCGGGCCTGAATTAATTTTTATTGACGCCCCGGAATTAACGGACTTACGAACGGGTGAGATGGGTAAGAAGGAAGATATGAGTTGGGATCGGTTCAACCATAATTTTTCAGGGGTTGTGGTAATTGCCATGGCCATGGTCGCGTTATTCGATCGGTTGGGAGGATTTCGCTGGGCCCGTGTTTGGCCGTTGATGTTTATTGGGTTTTCGGTATTGATATTTGTCTTTGCCAATCCAGACCATTGGCCAATTGGTCCAATTGGATTTATTGATAGTGTGCAGGACACGGAAGTTGTTCAGCATTGGCTAGCGGCCCTTGTGGTATTTGGACTAGGATGGTTTGAATGGCGGGCTCGAAATGAAGTCCTGAAACATCAACAGGTACAATTTGTATTTCCCATTTTATGTATTGTGGGCGGCATCATTTTGCTGACTCATTCACATAGTGTTGGCGAACTCAAGGAGGAATTTCTTCTTCAGAGTACACATGTGTCCATGGGGGTGTTGGGGGTGCTATTGGGATGTGGACGTTGGTTGGAAATTCGTTTGGCGGCACCCTATGATCGAATGGCTGGGGTTTTTTCCATTGCGGCAATGATGCTGGTAGGACTGATCCTTTTGTTTTATGTCAAACCCAACTTGGTAGAGTTTTCTTAG
- a CDS encoding tetratricopeptide repeat protein: MDIQIFREMVAKKPDGFLGRYGLGDKIMQTGGDLLEAVEHLQVAVQLDPIHVASHFALGRALAGLGRKEEAHEILKAGIDAAVSGRSSGGGDLVPEMKALQQTLR; the protein is encoded by the coding sequence ATGGATATTCAGATATTTCGAGAAATGGTTGCCAAGAAGCCTGATGGATTTTTGGGACGCTATGGATTGGGTGATAAAATTATGCAAACCGGCGGAGATTTACTCGAGGCTGTGGAGCATCTTCAGGTGGCTGTGCAACTTGATCCCATCCATGTGGCTTCACATTTTGCGTTGGGTCGTGCATTAGCAGGATTGGGAAGAAAGGAAGAAGCCCACGAAATACTCAAGGCTGGCATTGATGCGGCGGTCTCTGGTCGGTCGAGTGGGGGAGGAGACCTTGTCCCAGAGATGAAAGCGCTGCAACAAACCCTCCGATGA